GGGGGTCGGTTCCCTCGCTTGCCCGCCGATCGGTTCCGCTCGCCAGTTTCTCCCCCGTGACGGGGTCGAGACCGGGGCAGTCCGGTCGGCAGACCGGCTGGAACGGCAGTGCCAGCACCACCGCGTCCCGCACGACGGATTCGAGATTCACGTGATCGTCTCGAATCGCGAAGTCGAAAGCTTCGTCCTCAGAATACGCGAAAAGCTCCTGGAATTCGACCTCGACCGGCAGCTCCACCGGGTCCAGACAGCGCACGCACTCGCCGTCGGCCGTCGCATCCACCTCGCCGGTCACCAGCACGCCGTCGTGAAGGCCCTCGAGGCGCAGCCCGATCCGGATCGGCGAGCCCTGGGTGACGGCCACGACCGACTCGCCGAGCTGCTCGGGGACATCGAACTCGAGAACCCGCTCGCGCAGCTCCCCCGGCCGGTGCATGAGGTCGTACACGGGCACGAGATACGGGCTGAGGGATGCGGACACGATCGCCGATTCTACGCCCGCGCCCCGGGGTCGCGCCCGGCGCCCCTCGCGTCCGCGTCGCCCGCATCCCTCCGTCCCGCCTCAGAAATGCAGGAGAACCGGGCCGGTTCGGGAGGCGGACCCCGGAACTGCGGGGGCGCATCCGCAGAACTCCTGCATTTCTGGCAGAGCTCGGCGGGGTGGAGGGCAGCGGCCGCTCAGCCGCCGACGGCGGTGAACGCCTCGTCGAGGATCGCGAGGGCGCGCAGCACCTCCTCGGGCGAGACGGTGCACGGCGGCACCACGTGGAGGCGGTTGTCGGCCGTGAACGGCAGATAGCCGCGATCCATGAGCTCCTTCTTGAGCGCGCCGATCGTGGCGGCCGGCACGGGCGTGCGGCTCGCGCGGTCGGTCACCAGGTCGAGCGCCCAGAACACGCCCACCCCGCGCACCTCGCCGATCATGGCGTGCGATTCGGCGAGCGCGTGCAGCCCCGGACCGAGCACCTCGCGGCCGATCGCTGCAGCGTTGTCCACGATGCCCTCCTCCTCCATCGCGTCGACGGACGCGACGATGGAGGCGGCGGCGAGCGGATGCCCGGAGTAGGTGAGCCCGCCCGGGAACACCTGGTCGTCGAAGGCGTTCGCGATCGACTCGGAGATGATGACGCCGCCGACCGGCACGTAACCCGAGTTGACGCCCTTCGCGAAGGTCACCAGATCCGGCACGATGCCGTCCGGGTTGAGCTCCGGGTTCTGCCAGGCGAACCAGTCGCCCGTGCGCCCGAAGCCCGACATGACCTCGTCGATGATGAGCAGGATGCCGTGGCGGTCGCACAGCTCGCGCACCCCCGCATACCAGCCGGGCGGCGGCATGATGACGCCCGCGGTGCCGGGGATGCCTTCGAGCAGCAGGGCCGCGATCGACTCGGCGCCCTCCGACTGGATGACGCGCTCGAGGTGCCGCAGCGCGCGCACGCCCTCCTCCTCGGGCGTCGTCGCCCAGAACTCGGAGCGGTACGGGAACGGGCCGAAGAAGTGCACGTGTCCGCGGGCGAACTCGTTCGGCACCCGCCGCCAGTCGCCCGTGGCGACGACGGCGGCGCCCGTGTTGCCGTGGTAGCTGCGGTAGGTGGAGAGGATCTTGTCGCGGCCCGTCGTGATGCGGGCCATGCGGATGGCGTTCTCGTTGGCGTCCGCGCCGCCGTTGGTGAAGAACACCTTGCCGAACTCGGCGCCGGCCTTCGCGAGGATGCGCGCGGCCGCCTCGCCGCGCACCAGGTTCGCGTGCGCGGGGGCGACGGTGGGCAGGATCGCCGCCTGCTCCTGGATGGCCGCGACCACCTTGGGGTGCGCGTGGCCGATGTTGACGTTGACGAGCTGGCTCGAGAAGTCGAGGTAGCGGCGCCCCTCGTAGTCCCACACCTCGGTGCCGGACGCGCCCGCGATGACGAAGGGGGTGAGGGCACCCTGCGCCGACCAGGAGTGGAAGACGTGGGCGCGGTCGAGGTCGAGGGTGTGCTGGTTGGTGCTCATGTGCGTGTCCTGGATGGTGTGCCGCGGATGGGATGGGTCGGGCGGCCCGCGTGGACCGCCCGACCTGAGGTGCTACTGGCCGCCCTCGGTGAGGGTGACCTCGATCGGAGTGTAGGTGGCCGACACGTCGATCCCCTCATCCTCGAGCGCCGCGAGCGCCTTCTCGATGTACTCGTTCGAGTACGCCGATTCGGCCGGCTCGCTCGTGATGAGCTCGAGGCCGTCCTGGTTCTTCGCGGAGAGCGCCCCGGCGACCGTCTTGTCCCAGGCGGCCTTGTCGATGAGGCCGAACTTGGCGCCGGTCCAGATGAGCTTGTTGACCTCGTTCATCTGCCACAGCTGGTGGATGGGGCCCACCGGGAACGCGTTGACGCCGGGCGCCGTCGCGGCCTGGTAGGTGATGTCGGCCGCATCCTCGGGGTTGTCGCGCGCGTACGCCCAGCCCTTGATGACGGCCTTGAGGAACCGCACGGCGGCGTCGGCGTAGGCCGGGTCGTCCGCGAGCCGGGCCGTGTCGGCCCACAGGGCGTCCTGCAGCATGGCGCCCTCGGTGTCCTCGTAGTAGATGACGTCGAGGTCGTCGAGCGTGTACAGCTCGCCCGTGTCGGGGTTGACCGTCTCGAGCACCTGGGCGAGCTCGTTGTAGGTCATCGCCTGGGCGGCATCCACGTCGCGGTCGAACAGGGCGTTCATCGAGAAGTCCTGCGTCGTGATCGACACCGAGGTCGAGTCGAGGTCCTCCGCAGCCATGGCGGCGAAGATCTCCCACTCGTTACCGAAGCCCCAGGAGCCGATCCGCTTGCCTTCGAAGTCGGCGACAGAGGTGATGCCGTCACCCTTCCACGACACCTGGGTCGTGCCGGACTTCTGGTACACCTGCGCGATGTCGGTGAGCTCCACGCCCGAGGCCTCGAGGGTGCCGAGCACCTTCGGGACCCACGCGACGGCGAAGTCCACATCGCCCGCGACGAGCGCGTCCTGCGGCACGATGTCGCCACCGGAGGGGACGATCTCGACGCTGTCGAAGCCCTCCTCCTCGAAGTAGCCCTTCTCGAGAGCCACGTAGTAGCCGGCGAACTGCGCCTGCGGCAGCCACTGCAGCTGCAGTTTGATGGAGCTGAGCGGGGTGAATTCCTCGCCGCTGTCGTCGCCGGTGTCGTCTGTCGGGCCGGCGCATCCGGCGAGCGCGATCGCCGTGACGGCGACCGCGGACGCGAGGGCGAGACCGCGCCTCTTGCTGAGTCTCATGCTGTATCCCTTTCGTGATCGGTGGTGCAGGGGGTGGAGCGGATGCCGGTCAGACCGGCGCATGCCTCGTCACGAGACGCTCGAGGAGCGCGGTGACGAGGAAGAACACGAGGCCGATGAGGATGCCCCCACCGACATACGCCCAGGCGAGGGCAGCCCGCCCGGACTTGGCGTAGCTGGCGATCGAGGTGCCGATGCCGTCGGAGGGGCCGCCGAAGTACTCGGCCACGAGCGCCGCGATGACCGCGAGCGAGCTCGCGACCCGCAGCCCGGTCATGAGGTACGGCAGCGCGGTCGGCAGGGTCAGGACCCGGAAGGTCTGGGCGCCGCTCGCCGCGGATGCCCGCAGCAGATCCCGGTGCACGGGACGGGTCTGGCGCAGCCCGCGCAGCACGTTCACGAACACCGGGATGAAGGCCGCGATCGTGGCGACCGCCTGCCGCCCGAACTGGCTCGACGCACCGAACATCGTGTTGAGGATGGGCGTGATGGCCACGATCGGGATGACCGCGAGCGCGGCCACGAGCGGGGCGAGCATGCCGTCGACGGGCCGCGCGGCGGCCGCGAGCCCGGCGAGGATCACCGCGAGCACCGCCCCGACCGTGAGGCCGATCAGGGCGTTGGTCGCCGTGATGAGCATGTCGTCCCAGATGATGCCCCAGCGGTTCACGAACTCCGTGCCGATCGCGATCGGGCTCGGCAGCATCCGCGGGGCGGAGCCGAGCTGCACGAACAGCGTCCAGGCGACGAGGATCAGCAGCCCCACCACGAGGGGGGCGACCACCCGTTGCCAGCTCGCGGTCATCGCTCGTTCGCCCGCTCGACCTTGGTGCCGTGCAGTGCCTCGCGCACCGCCGTGACCTTCTCGAAGTAGGCGGCCGATTCGCGCAGCGACTCGTCGCGCACCTCGCCCAGCCCCGTCTCGACGACCGCCGTGATGCGTCCTGGCCGGGGGCTCATGACGACCACGCGGTCGGAGAGGAACACCGCCTCCGGGATGGAGTGGGTGACGAACACGACGGCGGCGCCCGTCTCGGCGGCGATGCGGGTGAGCTCGCCCTGCAGGTATTCGCGCGTCATCTCGTCGAGGGCGCCGAACGGCTCGTCCATGAGCAGCAGCCGCGGGCTCGCCGCGAGCGCTCGCGCGATGGCGACCCGCTGCTGCATGCCGCCGGAGAGCTGGTCGGGGTAGCGGTCGGTGAAGTCGCCCAGCCCCACGAGCTCGGCGAGCTCGGCCACCCGCGCGGTGCGCTGCGCCTTCGGCGCCTTGTGCAGCTCGAGCGGCAGCGCGATGTTGTCGGCGACCGTCCGCCAGGGCAGCAGGCCCGCCTGCTGGAAGGCGATGCCGTAGTCCTGGTCGATGCGCGCCCGCCGGGCGGGCTTGCCGAAGATCGACAGCTCGCCCGTCGTGGCGTCGTCGAGGTCGGCGATGAGGCGCAGCAGGGTCGACTTGCCGCATCCGGACGGCCCGATGAGCGACACGAACTCGCCCGCGCGCACCTCGAGCTCCACGCCCGTGAGCGCGACCACCTCACCTGCCGCGGTCGGGAAGACCTTGCCGACGCCGGTCGCCTGAACGGCCCACTCGGTGCTCACGCCGTGGCCTCCCCTCTGCGGTAGTTCTTGAGCCACAACCCGATGAGCGCGACAGAGCCGGCGGCGATCAGCCCCAGCACGATCGAGCCGAACAGCGGCCCCCAGGGGGCTGCCGGGTCGCTGGACGCCTGCCCGGCGAACTGGATGAGCATCCGCCCGATGCCGCCGCGCATGCCGATCGACACCTCGGCGACCACCGCCCCGAGCACCGCGTTCGCGGCCGCGAGCCGCAGGGCCGGCAGCAGGTAGGGCACGGATGCCGGCAGCCGCAACCGCAACAGGGTCGGCAGGTAGCCGGCCGCGTAGCTGCGCATGAGGTCGAGGTGGATGCGGTCGGGCGCCTTCAGCCCCTGGAGCATCCCGATCGCGACCGGGAAGAACGCCAGGTACGAGGCGATGACGGCCACCGAGAGCCACTGCGGCCACGGCGTGCCCGAGCGGTCGAGCTGGTTGCCGAGCGCATTGACGACCGGCGCGAAGGCGATGAGCGGCACGATCTGGCTGACCACGATCCACGGCAGCAGGCCCCACTCGACGAGCCGCCAGCGCTGCATCGCGAGCCCCAGCAGCCCGCCGACCAGCACCCCGATGAGCCAGCCGACCGCGGCGATCCCCAGCGTGAGCGCGGCCGCCTGCACGACCGAGAGGATCAGCGGCGGGGTGTCGCCGCCGCTCGTCGGCTCGAACAGCCGCCCGACCATCGTCCAGATGTGCGGCATCGCGCGGTCGTGGGTGCGCGGCAGGATCATGACGCCCGAGCCGGTCTCGCCCTCCACCTGCCCGATCACGACGCCCTCGGAGGGGCCGAGGAACTTGTAGACCTCCCAGAGCACGGCGACAGCGAGCACCCCCAGCGCACCCCACGCGACGGGAAGCCAGCGGCGCGCGGGCGTCACGACTTGGCCGTCACGGTGTCGCGGAGGGCCGGGATGACGGTCTCGCCGTACACCCGCAGGGTCTCCTCCTTGTTGTCGTGCTGCAGATAGCCGGCGAACTGGTGCACGCCGATCGCCTTCAACTCCTCGAGCTTGGCGATGTGCTCCTCGGCGGTGCCGAGCAGGCAGAAGCGGTCGACGATCTCGTCGGGCACGAAGTCGACGTGGTCGTTGTCGGCCTTGCCGTGGCTGTTGTAGTCGTAGCCGGTGCGGCCCGCGATGTAGTCGGTGAGCGCCTGCGGCACCGCGCCATCCGTGCCGTACTTGGCGACGATGTCGGCGACGTGGTTGCCCACCATCCCGCCGAACCAGCGCGACTGGTTCCGGGCGTGCACGAGGCCCTCCTCCGTGCCGTCGGTGATGTAGAACGGCGCCGCCACGCAGAAGGTGATCGCGTCGGGGTCGCGGCCGGCGGCCTCCGCTGCATCCCGCACCGTCGCGATCATCCACGTCGCGATGTCGACATCCGCGAGCTGCAGGACGAAGCCGTCGCCCACCTCGCCCGTGAGCTTGAGGGCGAGCGGGCCGTAGGCGGCCACCCACACCTCGAGCTCGGAGCCCTCCGACCAGGGGAAGCGCAGCTCGGAGCCGTGGTACTCGACGCTGCGGCTGTTGCCGAGCTCGCGGATCACATGGATCGCCTCGCGCAGTTCGGCGAGGGTCGTCGGCTTGCCGTTCGTGACGCGCACCGCCGAGTCGCCGCGGCCGATCCCGACGACCGTGCGGTTGCCGAACATCTCGTTGAGGGTCGCGAAGACGGATGCCGTGACCGTCCAGTCGCGGGTGGCGGGGTTGGTGACGAAGGGCCCGACCTTCACCCGCCGGGTCTCGGCGAGGATCTGGCTGTAGATGACGTAGGGCTCCTGCCAGAGGATGTGCGAGTCGAAGGTCCACACGTGGCTGAAGCCGTACTGCTCGGCGAGCTTCGCGAGGTGCACCGTGCGGCTCGCCGGCGGGTTGGTCTGGAGTACTGCCCCGAAGTCCATCAGCCCTCTCCCCTCGTGGTGTTCATGGCGCGGCTGGAGCCGTGACCGCCCGGCGGG
The Protaetiibacter larvae DNA segment above includes these coding regions:
- a CDS encoding aspartate aminotransferase family protein yields the protein MQDTHMSTNQHTLDLDRAHVFHSWSAQGALTPFVIAGASGTEVWDYEGRRYLDFSSQLVNVNIGHAHPKVVAAIQEQAAILPTVAPAHANLVRGEAAARILAKAGAEFGKVFFTNGGADANENAIRMARITTGRDKILSTYRSYHGNTGAAVVATGDWRRVPNEFARGHVHFFGPFPYRSEFWATTPEEEGVRALRHLERVIQSEGAESIAALLLEGIPGTAGVIMPPPGWYAGVRELCDRHGILLIIDEVMSGFGRTGDWFAWQNPELNPDGIVPDLVTFAKGVNSGYVPVGGVIISESIANAFDDQVFPGGLTYSGHPLAAASIVASVDAMEEEGIVDNAAAIGREVLGPGLHALAESHAMIGEVRGVGVFWALDLVTDRASRTPVPAATIGALKKELMDRGYLPFTADNRLHVVPPCTVSPEEVLRALAILDEAFTAVGG
- a CDS encoding YceD family protein produces the protein MSASLSPYLVPVYDLMHRPGELRERVLEFDVPEQLGESVVAVTQGSPIRIGLRLEGLHDGVLVTGEVDATADGECVRCLDPVELPVEVEFQELFAYSEDEAFDFAIRDDHVNLESVVRDAVVLALPFQPVCRPDCPGLDPVTGEKLASGTDRRASEGTDPRWAALEGFRPDTE
- a CDS encoding ABC transporter substrate-binding protein; the protein is MRLSKRRGLALASAVAVTAIALAGCAGPTDDTGDDSGEEFTPLSSIKLQLQWLPQAQFAGYYVALEKGYFEEEGFDSVEIVPSGGDIVPQDALVAGDVDFAVAWVPKVLGTLEASGVELTDIAQVYQKSGTTQVSWKGDGITSVADFEGKRIGSWGFGNEWEIFAAMAAEDLDSTSVSITTQDFSMNALFDRDVDAAQAMTYNELAQVLETVNPDTGELYTLDDLDVIYYEDTEGAMLQDALWADTARLADDPAYADAAVRFLKAVIKGWAYARDNPEDAADITYQAATAPGVNAFPVGPIHQLWQMNEVNKLIWTGAKFGLIDKAAWDKTVAGALSAKNQDGLELITSEPAESAYSNEYIEKALAALEDEGIDVSATYTPIEVTLTEGGQ
- a CDS encoding TIGR03842 family LLM class F420-dependent oxidoreductase; its protein translation is MDFGAVLQTNPPASRTVHLAKLAEQYGFSHVWTFDSHILWQEPYVIYSQILAETRRVKVGPFVTNPATRDWTVTASVFATLNEMFGNRTVVGIGRGDSAVRVTNGKPTTLAELREAIHVIRELGNSRSVEYHGSELRFPWSEGSELEVWVAAYGPLALKLTGEVGDGFVLQLADVDIATWMIATVRDAAEAAGRDPDAITFCVAAPFYITDGTEEGLVHARNQSRWFGGMVGNHVADIVAKYGTDGAVPQALTDYIAGRTGYDYNSHGKADNDHVDFVPDEIVDRFCLLGTAEEHIAKLEELKAIGVHQFAGYLQHDNKEETLRVYGETVIPALRDTVTAKS
- a CDS encoding ABC transporter permease subunit, whose amino-acid sequence is MTPARRWLPVAWGALGVLAVAVLWEVYKFLGPSEGVVIGQVEGETGSGVMILPRTHDRAMPHIWTMVGRLFEPTSGGDTPPLILSVVQAAALTLGIAAVGWLIGVLVGGLLGLAMQRWRLVEWGLLPWIVVSQIVPLIAFAPVVNALGNQLDRSGTPWPQWLSVAVIASYLAFFPVAIGMLQGLKAPDRIHLDLMRSYAAGYLPTLLRLRLPASVPYLLPALRLAAANAVLGAVVAEVSIGMRGGIGRMLIQFAGQASSDPAAPWGPLFGSIVLGLIAAGSVALIGLWLKNYRRGEATA
- a CDS encoding ABC transporter permease; this translates as MTASWQRVVAPLVVGLLILVAWTLFVQLGSAPRMLPSPIAIGTEFVNRWGIIWDDMLITATNALIGLTVGAVLAVILAGLAAAARPVDGMLAPLVAALAVIPIVAITPILNTMFGASSQFGRQAVATIAAFIPVFVNVLRGLRQTRPVHRDLLRASAASGAQTFRVLTLPTALPYLMTGLRVASSLAVIAALVAEYFGGPSDGIGTSIASYAKSGRAALAWAYVGGGILIGLVFFLVTALLERLVTRHAPV
- a CDS encoding ABC transporter ATP-binding protein, giving the protein MSTEWAVQATGVGKVFPTAAGEVVALTGVELEVRAGEFVSLIGPSGCGKSTLLRLIADLDDATTGELSIFGKPARRARIDQDYGIAFQQAGLLPWRTVADNIALPLELHKAPKAQRTARVAELAELVGLGDFTDRYPDQLSGGMQQRVAIARALAASPRLLLMDEPFGALDEMTREYLQGELTRIAAETGAAVVFVTHSIPEAVFLSDRVVVMSPRPGRITAVVETGLGEVRDESLRESAAYFEKVTAVREALHGTKVERANER